In Candidatus Desulfatibia profunda, the genomic window TTTAGAACCCCGGTCGCCCTGTTCCACGTCGAAGGTTACCCGATCACCTGAAGCGAGATTTTTGATTCCAAATCCGCCGATGTCAGAGATATGAACAAATATATCCCCGCCTTCTTCCTGTTCAATAAAACCATATCCCTTTTTTTCACTAAACCATTTTACAATTCCGCTGGTCATTAATTTGATCTCCTAAAAAGTTGTCGATTGGAAAAATCTATCATAATATTTCCAACTGTCAACTGAAATATATATAATAAAAAAACAAATATAAGTTATTTCTTTCACTCTTAAAATCTAATC contains:
- a CDS encoding cold-shock protein, with amino-acid sequence MTSGIVKWFSEKKGYGFIEQEEGGDIFVHISDIGGFGIKNLASGDRVTFDVEQGDRGSKATNVKKA